From the genome of Capsicum annuum cultivar UCD-10X-F1 chromosome 4, UCD10Xv1.1, whole genome shotgun sequence:
ttctaaatTATTATGTCTTCTCTCTCCTATCAAATGatacctttcttttcttttctatatattagaagtgAAGATTTTAATATGtcacatttttgtttttaaattcaaTATTGAAGGTATTAAGATCTGTAAAATAAGTTTTAAGttcaaattgataattttttattctttattttttgaatatcatcaaaagttttaataaaagctcattcttttctctttaattatCAACAATGCCAAGTAAAGAATTTACAATAATGTCATCATATGTAGCCTTGCATATATTTCCACACACGTGAGCCCTCCATCTTctatttacttttcatttttatttatctttttattgtataaaattgtttcaaatatattatatttaagtaaattgattagtaagatgataatttattgtaaaaattaattattgatacaattaaataaattttattctttgtttaatttcatatcaaacatataatttactttttttcttatttgttactacaatttcacctaatttaattttttttcctaatatatagaagagaaaatttcGATATATCTGCTTATGTTGTCTGCTTCAAtttcttcaatcgtgattttattatattgcccctaattaattattataagttatttatatattaaaaaataataatatttaatttttaaaaaatagatatttatgacatgtctatttcagttgCTTCAGtcttaattttacttttaattaattattataaattatttatatattaaaaaattaataatatttaataaaaaaaagtaaaatagacatttatgacatgtttgcttcagctgctttaatcgtaattttactaaatattttcctaattaattattataagtcatctaagtatttaaagTAGCTCTCCATCGACCTGTCAGCTTCAGCTGTTTGTTCCATGATTTTACGATATCattcctaagtaattattataaattatttacatattaaaaaattaataatatctaataaaacaatagaatagatatttatgacatgttcgtttcagctgctttaatcataattttactaaatatcacctctaattaattattataagtcatctaagtattaaataaataaataatatttaattaaaaagacaaaatagatataaaatgataagttaactcttgatgttttaaataacttgacgtcttatatgagatttcacttacttttttttttcacaagtatcttttatagtaattttattacatcacatctaattagttgttgtgagttaTTTAAGACACGTCTATTTCGTTGCTTCATTCGTgattactatatcacctctaattaattattatgggcATTTAAGcatcatgtcacttaaattatagtagaaaaagttttatataataattaaaaatttaaattatttaaaaaatgtaattgacTATTAGTGATACAAAACACTGGACAAGGAGTGTAgcatatgttttttaaaaattatataaaaatattataaattacaataactaaaaacttgaaatatataataataatttaatctattatatatttttataaaatatttaaaaaatactataaatcacaataactaacaacttaaaaattttaaatgatataaatatttggttgactctcgaaattgtATCAGTGTTGCTTatattgaaatagaagaaaaatattataaatcacaataattaataatttaaattatttttaaaatacaattgactatcaatgacacaaaagtttggataaagaatgtaatatatattatttaaaaattacacaaaaaatattatagattacaatattaacaacttaaaatatctaaaaacatattaaaagtatgattgattatctaaattcaatTTGTGTCACGAAAGTTGCgataaaaaaacatatattgaGCTCATGCTAGATCCCGGATGAATCTTAGGATGTATATGCAAtccgtctttttttttttttttaacttttgtttaaatatatcaaaattgaaaaatacaagTTCTAATACATTACATCAAATAGTGTATAAAGAAtaatgttagcataaataataccaatattactaatacaagcattattaatgcaaacattattaatacattctATCAGCATTATTTTTGTAAACTCTAACAAACGACTCCACGTTTTAATGgaaggaacatatacaaaagtaaaattcaataaaataactACAGAAGTATGTTTTATCGTATTCTCaaagttaaataatttaaattaatataaaagatggtaacttataattttttttatatataatttttgaaatacttaaaatttgaatttaaaatattaatttagtttaacttcaaagaacaagttgacaaataaaaaagaaggagaaagtgAAAGCAAATGATGTTTATGACGGCTTAGTATGGAAATACAATGTGGGTTATTAATTGCAATccacatgtgatgtaatatgcaatgactagacaaccctttatctttttcaacaattattctctattttatacaacaaaTGTCAAGTcttatttatcaattttaatctcaaattttctACTTAATGTAGCAAATATCAATCATATGATTAAAGATATAAACTTCTAAATGCATCgaattttgatgtttatatgagtaagttatacataattatcttgtaagACTTGATTCCTTCAAAAATACTACtaagtagttaatatgttttatgtatttatattttataattcataattcgaattaatatcaatttaactATTCATAGTAAAAATATCTACTAAAcagttaatatgttttgtgtatttatattttataattcataattcgaattaatatcaatttaactTACTATACATAGTAAAAATATCTTTAACGTTGGGTCATATCTAGTGCTGACATAAGTACAAGAACCCTCTAGTAAACTGGAGAAGCAGCTGGTATTGTTGCTAAAATATCCTTCTCCCACGTACACAAAAGGCCCGCCTTTGATTTTGTCCTGGTTGTACGTATCTCGCGTAGAGTTACTTTGTTTATGAAACTGAAGTTAACTACTAATTACTAGTTACTACTCCATTTAGGCTAAATTAACTAAAGATTATAATAAAAATCTCAAACAAAtctcttttaaataaaataatcattctaTCAGTCTCTTATTACTGATATTTCTGtgcttactttttttttcaacaacaaaAGTGGCTTAATTCGCTTGCGTGCACACTGCACCACAATTCTGTTTCATTCAACACGTGCTACCTCTCCCAACACAAGCATCCATTGACTCTACCCGTCAAAACTTAAATGAGACAAAATCATCAGCATGTTTTGTCTTTAAACTATATCATGATCAACAGAATTTGCATCCACTTAATTGATCACTAGGTCATCATACCATTCATAAATCTTTGGTGCTTACTTTGAAAAGGTGACAAGTAATGTTATGTCTTTGGAAAGCAAGAAAACCTAAAAACACTCTATGACCCCACTCTGTGAAAATacattgagtatgttgttgtttgacTTCTCATTTGCTTCTGAAAGATGGATAAAAGCAGATTGTTGAAGAACTAGCCAGGTGCTCAAAGCCAGAAGATGAACGCACAAAGAAGAAACGTTAATAGGAGTGAGTTTAGTCCAACCTGTAAACTTAAGGGGTGGTTTGTGCTTTTCGATATTTAACTCTTAAGAGACACGTCAAATCCATTCAGTTACCTAAAATACAGCCATAAATTTATTCAAGAAAACGCTCTACCCCAAAACTTAACTTGGATATCAAACCCTTTGTTCTCAGGTCTGTGTACCCAAAGTCATAAACATAATTGCATTTTACAAGACAGGGTAATACATAACCACAATATGGCAGGCAATCACACCAGGATGATGAGAGATACGGGCAACCAGTGGAGAATGAAGGACCAGAGCTATGTTTCTATTCCTCCATAATCTGTAGCAATATACTCCATGTATGAAACACTTCATATTCACTTCTCAAATGAAAGTGCAAGAATCTTCTGAAAAGTTCAACACTATCACGATGTTTTCTCAAGAATGATGCACCAATTTGATTTATCATAGAATCTATCAACGAGAATGGCGTTATCCAGACCAGACACCAACCTGTCGAAGAACGGAACATGTTGATTAGTGCAGCTCATTGTTACAAACTTGCAAACTTCTAATTTGGTGAACAGTCTTCACCTCAACTGCTCAAGGGCCTCCCACACCCAAACAGAAAAGGTGGGGAGGGGGGTATGTATGAAAGAAACTATAAAAGAACTTCAGAATAAATCAGAAACAAACACGTATAAGCCCAGggataatgagagaaaaaaaactaaattttactTATCAAGAGAAACTGATCAACTGGTAGCACAGgcttttttgatttgtttcatTCAAACATCTATGTGCAGGGACTTTAGTATACAGGAAAGAACAGTAAAGTTGTCAATGTTACTTCCAATAAAGATGAAAGAGACTCCTACGCATTGCCTACAATGAGATAATCCAAACTCTAAAGCTCATTGCTCTTTTGAAGACGGTACAATTCCAAAAGCTCGCATGTGACCTGAATATCAATATGTTTTTACAGATTCAAACTCTATGACCATATTATTACCAGAAGGTTGATTGTACACTAAATTTCTACTCAAAGAAAGATACAAAGTGTTAAAAACCATCCTAGCCAAAGAAGACACAACAGAGCACTTatgagaaatataaagaaaatttggTTTACTAAGTTACAAATTGGAAAAATTACTAACTGAGATAGGCACTTGTTAACATGACTTGACAGAATGACATCAGTCAAAAGGGATTAGAGATTATTTTTTCTcctattatataaaataaaaaggaaattaccTCTCAAGTTCACCTTCGCTAAAAACATGGTAATATCTATTATATACCACAGAACCCTTTTTATCATCTTTCTTTGCCAAACCACTAGCCAAGGCAACAGCTGAAGCCCCACTTACTTCAGCTCGATGATAAGGTAAGTGCCAGGGAACAAAAAATTCCTGCTGCTCTGCATAACCTTTTTCAGATCCAGTAGGCAAAGAATGACCTTCATCCAGTGAGGTTGGCTGCATAATTTCAGCTGATTTTAAATTGGAAGACTTTGCAGGTAGGCCTTTCAACTTCTCCGCAGCACCATTTTCCTCTGCTTCTGGGATGCTTTCTAGGGTACGAGGAGATGAAGGGTTGCGAACTCGAGGACTCCCTGGTCCTATCCATTCCTCTACATACCTTTGGTTAAGTGGGGTCCACTTTTCAATTAACGACCCGTCTTCTTGTTCCCTAGCCCAGACAGTAATTAAAACACACCCGCCCTTTTTAACAACACGGACAAGCTCCTCGACCGCTTTCCTCCTCCTATTTTCAGTACTTAGGTGATGCAACACAGCAATAGAAATTGCTGCATCGCCATAACCAGTTCTATATGGTAAGTTAACAGCATCTGCAACCAAAACTTCATGCTCTCTCTCTGCACATATATTAATAAGAGCAGCACTAATGTCACAACCAATGAAGAAACAATCAGGATTTAATCCTAAGTATTTCCCATTTCCACATCCAGCGTCTAAGACGAGAGAACCGGGAGACAATGAGCTCAAAAAAGCTGACACTTTGGGCCACTTTGCAAACCTAGTGGAACTGAAATGGGGAGCAATAGCATCATAAACACCATGGACATACTTCTTTTCAATTTCTGGAGTTGATTGAACATTTGAAGAACATTTTGCTCTCACAGACACAGGACGTAAAACAGGAGCCTCTCCTACAGATTCCAGTGTATGCAGACCAGAGGCGTAATCAATTCCAACTTCCTTCATTGTACTAAATCTTCTTGTGCTGAAAATATAACCAACTATACAAGTAGATTTAGTATATATTCCTTTGAAACAAAATGATCTTGCCGTTCCAACAACAACAAGCATCAGCTACCTGAATGGTATATGCCAAGAATCTGCTCAGACAACAAAGAAAAGCAATAGCAACTCAGGTTCACAACAAATTAACCAAGCAAGCAATCTTCCAATAGAAAAATGGAATATTTACCTCACTTCTCATGTAATCTTAATGTATTGAAgctattttcttatcttttctaaATTTTCAGCCATACAAACCATTCTAACCCATCACATAATAACATTAACTCAAAAGGCCAATTGGATACACTAATTAGGATTAGCATTTGCCTTAATGAGGAATTTTGGGTAACAGTAAAACAACTTAaaagcctctagcagaaatgcaaagTAAGGCTGCATACAGTacatccttgtggtggggcctTTCCCAGAACCTGCTCATAGCGGAacctttagtgcactgggctgcccaAATTAAAAAATGGTATTATctaacaaattcaaaaaaaaaaaaaaatcccttatAGTACATTAGGATGATTTAGTAGGTGTAGTAAAACTTAAGAACTAAGGGGCCGTTTGGTAGCTGGTTAGAGTAATGCACGTTTTAGTTATTCCACCTTCCATCCTGCATAAATAATACACAAATTACCCCATAACTTACAAAATCTATTAGTTATGCGGGTTTCTAAATTACAAACCAAACACTATATTAATTTTATAGATAAATAACTTACCTAATAAACAATTAGCAAACATTATATGCAGATTTGATACCTATTTAACTCAGGTCCAATCAGCTAGCAAACACCCCTAAGTATCAAGAACTAGAACTCCCAATACTATAATATTTCCCTTTTTCAATAAAGATGGTATCCGAGCTAGCTTGAGCAAACACAACAGATCCACCAAACAGCCTAAACAGCAGTAGTCCACAAGCACAGTGCCAATTAAACCCACATATGGAATTTACACCAAAATAGGAAATCGACATACAAAAACATTGTAATACAATTCAACAAGTCCCATTAACAGTTACAatttattgaaattgagataaatataaagagaaaaatacTAACAACTTACTGATCGATTTTCGTCAGAAGAAGAGTAAGTGGTAGTGGTAGTTCAATCTACTGGCGGGCCGAAAATTGCAAACTGGGCTTTACTCTCAATTGGAGTGCTATTTTTAGCATGCTGTTTTAATCTAATTACGGAAACCCTAAtttaattggttttatccaagaaatttggattaaaaaaagtgaaattgtaCATGTATGCTTAGAGGTCGAAGGCCGTGCAAAGCATGAGcctaatatttattatttttttatttcaatttatgtatcacaaatataatttagataattatattttaaaaatattttaagttattaattgtcataatttataatatttttatgtaattttcaaataatacatgttactctccttattcaAATTTCTGTGATactgatagttaattatattttaaaaataatttaaatttttattgagatttataatactcttttttatctcaatttaaatgacactgatataattttgagcgttaactaaatattttatatatttcaaaaaatttaaatcgttaattattgagatttatagtaaattattatagaaatatataacaaattatttttttaaagatattttaagtagttaactatattgtaattataatattttttatgtaattttcaaataatacatgagAAACTccccttgttcaaacttttgtggcacttatagtcaattatattttttattattcaaatttaagtggcactaatataatttcgacgGTCAACCAAATATATTATATCTCTTAaactttttaagttgttaattattgtgNNNNNNNNNNNNNNNNNNNNNNNNNNNNNNNNNNNNNNNNNNNNNNNNNNNNNNNNNNNNNNNNNNNNNNNNNNNNNNNNNNNNNNNNNNNNNNNNNNNNtatatatatatatatatataatacttttttACGTATTTCcttgaatatataacaaattatttctttttagatATTCTAAgctattaaatattataatttgtaatatttttgtgtaattttcaactaatatatgttactttagatattttaaactgttaactattgtaatttataatactttttatgtaattttaaataatatatgttactctgcTTGACCAAATTTTTggggcattgatagtcaattatatattttaaaataatttaatattttagttattttgatttatgattttttgctATTCCGTTTTAAatggcacaatgcttagatgatcataataattaataaggggtaatatagtaaaatcacgattgaatcagtatgtcttaaatgacttgtaatatctaattagaaatgatataataaaattactataaaaattacttCTGGGGAAAAATTTAAGTAGTcctctgtaacaccccgtacttaattacgtgcattgaccatggttatatgtgttggagtatatgtattgatcataagttaggtatatatgagtttaagtatgagtattgattattttgagatggtctcaagtgtatagtttgattatatgtgtataggaatcgactttatttataccgaaatttgctcGTCGAAGTTCCTATGCGAAGTTTATCgagttagttttccaacgatataaagatttctgaaaaaagatgagtatcggatataagcgagcatgttcgaaacttgaaaacggtggacgtaatgaacagtaaatgtgtagaaattttctgcacacaaaagtactgcagccaaacagatttttgggtcgactttaaacgatcataactccttgtaaaaaaTGAACTGTGTGAGTTGCTATATATTGATGAgaagccctgagagtcttctttctaatgcaattggtttcacccaAATCCATTATCGGGGCAAAGAGTTAtcgtcgatttactttagcctatcaaaacagtacACCATGGACaaattcggatttacttaaattgtaagggcaatatggtaattttccatcacctcatggacgaaaattggtcattatatacatatacttagcctcatatccatcatttatcatccaaattattgaagaataagaaaccctagcctaagttcaactccaattatcttgtgattcaaccgtagaaaatccaaattgattccgtagttgtgttcaccgtctcgagggcttcgaggagcaccccttatttgtgccaacaggacttcaaaatcaaagggccattttatggtaaggatgtaaattatgttggtgttatttatatggatatgtatatatatgcatgtgagcataagaagtatgttatttgattgttgttgaaagatgattgaaaatgatgttggattattctggtgcatggttggattatgttgaattgtgaagggatttggtgtgatgatgtggtattgaaatgatgatgatatatatatatacacataaacctattgttcaagttggtttttggaatgctttacaaatattggttgtatggaattatggaagagaattgtggtgttgg
Proteins encoded in this window:
- the LOC107867583 gene encoding tRNA (carboxymethyluridine(34)-5-O)-methyltransferase, with product MLVVVGTARSFCFKGIYTKSTCIVGYIFSTRRFSTMKEVGIDYASGLHTLESVGEAPVLRPVSVRAKCSSNVQSTPEIEKKYVHGVYDAIAPHFSSTRFAKWPKVSAFLSSLSPGSLVLDAGCGNGKYLGLNPDCFFIGCDISAALINICAEREHEVLVADAVNLPYRTGYGDAAISIAVLHHLSTENRRRKAVEELVRVVKKGGCVLITVWAREQEDGSLIEKWTPLNQRYVEEWIGPGSPRVRNPSSPRTLESIPEAEENGAAEKLKGLPAKSSNLKSAEIMQPTSLDEGHSLPTGSEKGYAEQQEFFVPWHLPYHRAEVSGASAVALASGLAKKDDKKGSVVYNRYYHVFSEGELERLVSGLDNAILVDRFYDKSNWCIILEKTS